The following proteins come from a genomic window of Buchnera aphidicola (Protaphis terricola):
- a CDS encoding pseudouridine synthase, with protein sequence MKEKIQKILANLGYGSRRYIESLIKQGNIYINSKKATIGQYLDKNNPGNVFINKKKIIFRQNIKLKMIIYNKPVGEICTRNDPEKRLTIFNKLPNLKLSRWINIGRLDINTKGLLLLTNNGDLANQLMHPKNQIEREYYIRVFGKINTNAIETLKKGIIIKNNYIKFKHIEPIFQKKNKNQWFKGILCEGKNHEIRLIFQSINCQVNKLIRIRYGNILLPKDLKEGEWKKINNRLLINLCKLIR encoded by the coding sequence ATGAAAGAAAAAATACAAAAAATACTTGCTAACTTAGGTTATGGTTCTCGTCGTTATATAGAATCTTTAATTAAACAAGGAAATATATATATAAATAGTAAAAAAGCAACCATTGGTCAATATTTAGATAAAAATAATCCAGGAAATGTTTTTATTAATAAAAAAAAAATAATTTTTAGGCAAAATATAAAATTAAAAATGATTATTTATAATAAGCCAGTAGGAGAAATTTGTACTAGAAATGATCCTGAAAAACGATTAACTATATTTAATAAATTACCTAATTTAAAATTAAGTAGATGGATTAATATTGGAAGACTAGATATTAATACTAAAGGATTATTATTATTAACAAATAATGGAGATTTAGCAAATCAACTTATGCATCCTAAAAATCAAATAGAAAGAGAATATTACATACGTGTTTTTGGTAAAATAAATACAAATGCAATAGAAACTTTAAAAAAAGGTATAATTATTAAAAATAATTATATTAAATTTAAACATATTGAACCAATTTTTCAAAAAAAAAATAAAAATCAATGGTTTAAAGGTATTTTATGTGAAGGTAAAAATCATGAAATTAGATTAATTTTTCAATCTATTAATTGTCAAGTTAATAAACTAATTAGAATAAGATATGGAAATATCTTGTTACCAAAAGATCTAAAAGAAGGAGAATGGAAAAAAATTAATAATAGATTATTAATTAATTTATGTAAATTAATTAGATAA